From Schistocerca americana isolate TAMUIC-IGC-003095 chromosome 11, iqSchAmer2.1, whole genome shotgun sequence, the proteins below share one genomic window:
- the LOC124553532 gene encoding piggyBac transposable element-derived protein 2-like: MLVRSDQKLAVTKWMDNKSVVMLSTAQCIEPSDTCWRWSKKESKYLHIEEPSVIKNYNQNMGGVDMADPLNSYCPMGARTKKWTLRTICHFTDAVCNSWLQYKEEQKESNTPAKESLQLRSFKMILALQLLNRNKTLGNQEQQETHNDNARQEEPETSAPKRRKPITLPPPQTRKQTEHMPEIIETKVFQKCHREYCKKHFRAKYVTCKVFLCLNAHRKCLAAFHSS; this comes from the coding sequence ATGCTGGTCAGAAGTGATCAAAAGTTGGCAGTTACAAAATGGATGGACAACAAAAGTGTTGTGATGCTGTCCACTGCACAGTGTATTGAACCTAGTGACACATGCTGGAGGTGGTCCAAGAAAGAGAGCAAATATTTACATATTGAGGAACCCAgtgtaataaaaaattataatcagaacatgggtggtgtggatatGGCAGATCCGCTCAATTCCTACTGCCCAATGGGTGCAAGGACCAAGAAGTGGACACTAAGAACAATATGCCATTTTacagatgcagtttgtaattcttgGCTTCAGTATAAAGAGGAACAGAAGGAATCCAACACTCCAGCAAAGGAGAGCTTACAACTGAGATCTTTTAAGATGATACTTGCACTACAGCTTCTGAATCGAAACAAAACTCTAGGTAATCAAGAGCAACAAGAGACTCATAATGACAATGCAAGACAAGAAGAACCTGAGACAAGTGCACCAAAAAGAAGGAAACCAATAACACTGCCACCTCCACAAACCCGAAAGCAAACAGAGCACATGCCTGAGATAATTGAGACAAAAGTATTTCAAAAATGTCATAGAGAGTATTGTAAAAAGCATTTTAGAGCAAAATATGTAACTTGCAAAGTGTTTTTATGCTTAAATGCACATCGAAAATGCTTAGCTGCATTTCATAGCAGTTGA